Proteins co-encoded in one Setaria viridis chromosome 9, Setaria_viridis_v4.0, whole genome shotgun sequence genomic window:
- the LOC117838956 gene encoding pentatricopeptide repeat-containing protein At4g13650 isoform X2 produces MTRREAAASLHRSLARFVAHDDTERTLSLVAAKARQHGALVSADLASALRACRLRGYRWPRVLEIHATSVVRGLGADRLIGNLLIDLYAKNGLLRWSRRVFDDLSARDHVSWVAMLSGYAQNGLGIEALGLFRQMHRSAVVPTPYVLSSVLSACTKAGLSAQGRLIHAQVYKQGFCSETFVGNALIAFYLRYGSFKLAERLFSDMLFCDRVTFNTLISGHAQCEHGERALEIFYEMQLSGLRPDCVTVASLLAACASMGDLHNGKLLHAYLLKAGDRTNVVLWNLMLVAYGQINDLAKSFEIFCQMQTAGIRPNQFTYPCILRTCTCSGHIELGEQIHSLSIKTGFESDMYVSGVLIDMYSKYGWLDKARRILEMLGKKDVVSWTSMIAGYVQHGFCEEALATFKEMQDCGIWPDNIGLASAASACAGLKGMRQGLQIHARVYVSGYSADISIWNTLVNLYARCGRSEEAFSLFRAIEHKDEITWNGLVSGFGQSGLYEQALKVFKQMGQSGAKYNVFTFVSSISASANLADIKQGKQVHCRAIKTGHTSETEVSNALISLYGKCGSIEDAKMEFSNMSERNEVSWNTIITSCSQHGRGLEALDLFDQMKQEGLKPNDVTFIGVLAACSHVGLVEEGLSHFKSMSNEYGVTPIPDHYACVMDILGRAGQLDRARKFVEEMPIAADAMVWRTLLSACKVHKNIEIGELAAKHLLELEPHDSASYVLLSNAYAVTGKWSNRDQVRKMMKDRGVKKEPGRSWIEVKSAVHAFYAGDRLHPLADQIYSFLADLNGRIAKIGYKQDNYHLFHEKEQERKDPTSFVHSEKLAVAFGLMSLPPCMPLRVIKNLRVCNDCHNWMKFTSDVTGREIVLRDVYRFHHFTNGSCSCGDFW; encoded by the exons ATGACGCGCCGGGAAGCGGCGGCCTCACTGCACCGATCGCTCGCCAGGTTCGTCGCGCATGACGATACGGAGAGAACCCTCTCGCTCGTCGCGGCGAAGGCTCGGCAGCACGGAGCCCTGGTCTCTGCGGACCTCGCGAGCGCCCTGCGGGCGTGCAGGCTGCGCGGCTATCGCTGGCCGCGCGTGCTGGAGATCCACGCGACGTCAGTCGTCCGTGGGCTTGGGGCTGACCGTCTCATAGGCAACCTGCTGATCGATCTGTACGCGAAGAATGGGCTCCTGCGGTGGTCAAGGCGGGTGTTTGACGATCTTTCTGCCAGGGACCATGTCTCGTGGGTTGCCATGCTGTCTGGTTATGCACAGAATGGTCTGGGAATAGAAGCTCTCGGGTTGTTTCGCCAGATGCATCGATCGGCAGTTGTTCCCACTCCGTATGTTCTGTCTAGTGTGCTCAGTGCCTGCACTAAAGCAGGGCTTTCTGCGCAAGGTCGGCTGATCCATGCCCAAGTTTACAAGCAAGGATTCTGTTCGGAGACATTTGTGGGGAATGCGCTTATTGCTTTCTACTTAAGATATGGATCCTTTAAGCTAGCAGAGAGGTTATTTTCTGACATGCTGTTCTGTGACAGAGTAACGTTCAATACTTTGATCTCAGGACATGCTCAGTGTGAACATGGTGAGCGTGCTTTGGAAATTTTTTATGAGATGCAGTTGTCAGGGTTGAGGCCTGATTGTGTTACCGTTGCTAGTCTCCTTGCAGCCTGTGCCTCTATGGGGGATCTTCACAACGGGAAGTTGCTCCATGCATATTTACTGAAAGCAG GTGATAGGACGAACGTGGTACTATGGAATTTAATGCTTGTGGCGTATGGGCAGATCAATGATTTAGCAAAATCCTTTGAAATCTTTTGTCAGATGCAAACTGCAGGTATACGCCCCAACCAGTTCACCTACCCATGCATTTTAAGGACTTGCACTTGCAGTGGTCACATTGAACTTGGAGAGCAGATTCATTCATTAAGCATAAAAACTGGCTTTGAATCTGACATGTATGTAAGTGGTGTACTCATAGATATGTATTCCAAATATGGGTGGCTTGATAAAGCTCGCAGAATTCTTGAAATGCTTGGAAAAAAAGATGTGGTTTCATGGACTTCCATGATTGCTGGATATGTGCAGCATGGCTTTTGTGAAGAGGCTCTTGCAACATTCAAAGAAATGCAGGACTGTGGAATTTGGCCGGATAACATAGGACTAGCTAGTGCCGCAAGTGCTTGTGCTGGACTCAAAGGAATGCGCCAGGGCTTGCAGATTCATGCTCGGGTTTACGTGTCTGGTTATTCAGCTGATATTTCAATTTGGAACACGTTGGTAAACCTGTATGCAAGATGTGGAAGAAGCGAAGAAGCTTTCTCTTTGTTTCGAGCAATTGAACATAAGGATGAGATTACATGGAATGGATTGGTCTCCGGTTTTGGACAAAGCGGTCTATATGAACAAGCTCTTAAGGTATTCAAGCAGATGGGTCAATCAGGTGCCAAGTACAATGTGTTCACATTTGTTTCCTCTATAAGTGCTTCTGCTAACCTTGCAGATATAAAACAAGGGAAACAAGTACATTGTAGAGCTATTAAGACAGGACACACCTCTGAAACTGAAGTTTCAAATGCTTTGATTTCACTCTATGGAAAGTGTGGCAGTATTGAAGATGCCAAGATGGAGTTTTCTAATATGTCTGAGAGGAATGAGGTGTCATGGAATACTATCATCACAAGTTGTTCACAGCACGGACGTGGATTAGAAGCTTTGGATTTATTTGATCAGATGAAACAAGAAGGTCTAAAACCAAATGATGTTACCTTCATAGGCGTGTTAGCTGCTTGCAGTCATGTGGGTTTGGTTGAGGAAGGCCTTAGTCACTTCAAATCCATGTCTAATGAGTATGGAGTTACTCCAATACCTGACCATTATGCTTGTGTCATGGATATTCTTGGACGAGCTGGTCAACTTGACCGTGCAAGGAAATTTGTTGAGGAAATGCCAATAGCCGCTGATGCAATGGTTTGGAGAACCCTTCTCAGTGCTTGTAAAGTACACAAGAACATAGAAATTGGGGAGCTTGCAGCCAAACATCTCCTGGAGTTAGAGCCTCATGATTCGGCATCGTATGTCCTCCTTTCGAATGCATATGCTGTTACTGGAAAGTGGTCCAATAGGGATCAGGTCAGAAAGATGATGAAAGATAGAGGAGTAAAAAAAGAACCAGGTCGTAGCTGGATTGAAGTAAAGAGTGCAGTTCATGCATTCTATGCAGGTGATCGGTTGCACCCCTTGGCTGATCAGATATACAGTTTTTTGGCTGATCTAAATGGTAGGATAGCCAAAATAGGGTACAAGCAAGATAATTACCATCTCTTCCATGAAAAAGAGCAAGAACGGAAAGATCCTACTTCCTTTGTCCACAGTGAGAAGTTAGCTGTGGCTTTTGGGTTAATGAGTTTGCCTCCTTGTATGCCCCTTCGGGTGATTAAGAATCTTCGTGTCTGCAATGACTGCCACAATTGGATGAAATTTACCTCTGATGTCACAGGAAGAGAAATTGTATTAAGGGATGTGTACAGATTTCACCATTTTACCAATGGCAGTTGTTCATGTGGAGACTTCTGGTGA
- the LOC117838956 gene encoding pentatricopeptide repeat-containing protein At4g13650 isoform X1 — MTRREAAASLHRSLARFVAHDDTERTLSLVAAKARQHGALVSADLASALRACRLRGYRWPRVLEIHATSVVRGLGADRLIGNLLIDLYAKNGLLRWSRRVFDDLSARDHVSWVAMLSGYAQNGLGIEALGLFRQMHRSAVVPTPYVLSSVLSACTKAGLSAQGRLIHAQVYKQGFCSETFVGNALIAFYLRYGSFKLAERLFSDMLFCDRVTFNTLISGHAQCEHGERALEIFYEMQLSGLRPDCVTVASLLAACASMGDLHNGKLLHAYLLKAGMSLDYITEGSLLDLYVKCGDIETTHEIFNSGDRTNVVLWNLMLVAYGQINDLAKSFEIFCQMQTAGIRPNQFTYPCILRTCTCSGHIELGEQIHSLSIKTGFESDMYVSGVLIDMYSKYGWLDKARRILEMLGKKDVVSWTSMIAGYVQHGFCEEALATFKEMQDCGIWPDNIGLASAASACAGLKGMRQGLQIHARVYVSGYSADISIWNTLVNLYARCGRSEEAFSLFRAIEHKDEITWNGLVSGFGQSGLYEQALKVFKQMGQSGAKYNVFTFVSSISASANLADIKQGKQVHCRAIKTGHTSETEVSNALISLYGKCGSIEDAKMEFSNMSERNEVSWNTIITSCSQHGRGLEALDLFDQMKQEGLKPNDVTFIGVLAACSHVGLVEEGLSHFKSMSNEYGVTPIPDHYACVMDILGRAGQLDRARKFVEEMPIAADAMVWRTLLSACKVHKNIEIGELAAKHLLELEPHDSASYVLLSNAYAVTGKWSNRDQVRKMMKDRGVKKEPGRSWIEVKSAVHAFYAGDRLHPLADQIYSFLADLNGRIAKIGYKQDNYHLFHEKEQERKDPTSFVHSEKLAVAFGLMSLPPCMPLRVIKNLRVCNDCHNWMKFTSDVTGREIVLRDVYRFHHFTNGSCSCGDFW, encoded by the coding sequence ATGACGCGCCGGGAAGCGGCGGCCTCACTGCACCGATCGCTCGCCAGGTTCGTCGCGCATGACGATACGGAGAGAACCCTCTCGCTCGTCGCGGCGAAGGCTCGGCAGCACGGAGCCCTGGTCTCTGCGGACCTCGCGAGCGCCCTGCGGGCGTGCAGGCTGCGCGGCTATCGCTGGCCGCGCGTGCTGGAGATCCACGCGACGTCAGTCGTCCGTGGGCTTGGGGCTGACCGTCTCATAGGCAACCTGCTGATCGATCTGTACGCGAAGAATGGGCTCCTGCGGTGGTCAAGGCGGGTGTTTGACGATCTTTCTGCCAGGGACCATGTCTCGTGGGTTGCCATGCTGTCTGGTTATGCACAGAATGGTCTGGGAATAGAAGCTCTCGGGTTGTTTCGCCAGATGCATCGATCGGCAGTTGTTCCCACTCCGTATGTTCTGTCTAGTGTGCTCAGTGCCTGCACTAAAGCAGGGCTTTCTGCGCAAGGTCGGCTGATCCATGCCCAAGTTTACAAGCAAGGATTCTGTTCGGAGACATTTGTGGGGAATGCGCTTATTGCTTTCTACTTAAGATATGGATCCTTTAAGCTAGCAGAGAGGTTATTTTCTGACATGCTGTTCTGTGACAGAGTAACGTTCAATACTTTGATCTCAGGACATGCTCAGTGTGAACATGGTGAGCGTGCTTTGGAAATTTTTTATGAGATGCAGTTGTCAGGGTTGAGGCCTGATTGTGTTACCGTTGCTAGTCTCCTTGCAGCCTGTGCCTCTATGGGGGATCTTCACAACGGGAAGTTGCTCCATGCATATTTACTGAAAGCAGGTATGTCTTTGGATTACATAACAGAAGGCTCACTCCTCGATCTCTATGTAAAATGTGGTGACATTGAAACAACCCATGAGATCTTCAATTCAGGTGATAGGACGAACGTGGTACTATGGAATTTAATGCTTGTGGCGTATGGGCAGATCAATGATTTAGCAAAATCCTTTGAAATCTTTTGTCAGATGCAAACTGCAGGTATACGCCCCAACCAGTTCACCTACCCATGCATTTTAAGGACTTGCACTTGCAGTGGTCACATTGAACTTGGAGAGCAGATTCATTCATTAAGCATAAAAACTGGCTTTGAATCTGACATGTATGTAAGTGGTGTACTCATAGATATGTATTCCAAATATGGGTGGCTTGATAAAGCTCGCAGAATTCTTGAAATGCTTGGAAAAAAAGATGTGGTTTCATGGACTTCCATGATTGCTGGATATGTGCAGCATGGCTTTTGTGAAGAGGCTCTTGCAACATTCAAAGAAATGCAGGACTGTGGAATTTGGCCGGATAACATAGGACTAGCTAGTGCCGCAAGTGCTTGTGCTGGACTCAAAGGAATGCGCCAGGGCTTGCAGATTCATGCTCGGGTTTACGTGTCTGGTTATTCAGCTGATATTTCAATTTGGAACACGTTGGTAAACCTGTATGCAAGATGTGGAAGAAGCGAAGAAGCTTTCTCTTTGTTTCGAGCAATTGAACATAAGGATGAGATTACATGGAATGGATTGGTCTCCGGTTTTGGACAAAGCGGTCTATATGAACAAGCTCTTAAGGTATTCAAGCAGATGGGTCAATCAGGTGCCAAGTACAATGTGTTCACATTTGTTTCCTCTATAAGTGCTTCTGCTAACCTTGCAGATATAAAACAAGGGAAACAAGTACATTGTAGAGCTATTAAGACAGGACACACCTCTGAAACTGAAGTTTCAAATGCTTTGATTTCACTCTATGGAAAGTGTGGCAGTATTGAAGATGCCAAGATGGAGTTTTCTAATATGTCTGAGAGGAATGAGGTGTCATGGAATACTATCATCACAAGTTGTTCACAGCACGGACGTGGATTAGAAGCTTTGGATTTATTTGATCAGATGAAACAAGAAGGTCTAAAACCAAATGATGTTACCTTCATAGGCGTGTTAGCTGCTTGCAGTCATGTGGGTTTGGTTGAGGAAGGCCTTAGTCACTTCAAATCCATGTCTAATGAGTATGGAGTTACTCCAATACCTGACCATTATGCTTGTGTCATGGATATTCTTGGACGAGCTGGTCAACTTGACCGTGCAAGGAAATTTGTTGAGGAAATGCCAATAGCCGCTGATGCAATGGTTTGGAGAACCCTTCTCAGTGCTTGTAAAGTACACAAGAACATAGAAATTGGGGAGCTTGCAGCCAAACATCTCCTGGAGTTAGAGCCTCATGATTCGGCATCGTATGTCCTCCTTTCGAATGCATATGCTGTTACTGGAAAGTGGTCCAATAGGGATCAGGTCAGAAAGATGATGAAAGATAGAGGAGTAAAAAAAGAACCAGGTCGTAGCTGGATTGAAGTAAAGAGTGCAGTTCATGCATTCTATGCAGGTGATCGGTTGCACCCCTTGGCTGATCAGATATACAGTTTTTTGGCTGATCTAAATGGTAGGATAGCCAAAATAGGGTACAAGCAAGATAATTACCATCTCTTCCATGAAAAAGAGCAAGAACGGAAAGATCCTACTTCCTTTGTCCACAGTGAGAAGTTAGCTGTGGCTTTTGGGTTAATGAGTTTGCCTCCTTGTATGCCCCTTCGGGTGATTAAGAATCTTCGTGTCTGCAATGACTGCCACAATTGGATGAAATTTACCTCTGATGTCACAGGAAGAGAAATTGTATTAAGGGATGTGTACAGATTTCACCATTTTACCAATGGCAGTTGTTCATGTGGAGACTTCTGGTGA
- the LOC117839984 gene encoding 26S proteasome regulatory subunit 4 homolog, whose translation MGQGTPGGMGKQGGLPGDRKPGDGGKKDKKYEPPAAPSRVGRRQKRQKGSEAAARLPAVAPLSKCRLRLLKLERVKDYLLMEEEFVASQERLRPSEDKTEEDRSKVDDLRGTPMSVGSLEEIIDESHAIVSSSVGPEYYVGVMSFVDKDQLEPGCAILMHNKVLSVVGILQDEVDPMVSVMKVEKAPLESYADIGGLDAQIQEIKEAVELPLTHPELYEDIGIRPPKGVILYGEPGTGKTLLAKAVANSTSATFLRVVGSELIQKYLGDGPKLVRELFRVADDLSPSIVFIDEIDAVGTKRYDAHSGGEREIQRTMLELLNQLDGFDSRGDVKVILATNRIESLDPALLRPGRIDRKIEFPLPDVKTRRRIFQIHTSKMTLADDVNLEEFIMSKDEFSGADIKAICTEAGLLALRERRMKVTHVDFKKAKEKVMFKKKEGVPEGLYM comes from the exons ATGGGGCAAGGCACTCCCGGCGGGATGGGGAAGCAGGGCGGCCTCCCGGGCGACCGCAAGCCCGGCGACGGCGGGAAGAAGGACAAGAAGTACGAGcctcccgccgccccttcccGTGTCGGCAGGAGGCAGAAGCGGCAGAAGGgctccgaggcggcggcgcggctcccCGCCGTGGCCCCGCTCTCCAAgtgccgcctccgcctgctcaaGCTCGAGCGCGTCAAAGACTACCTCCTCATGGAGGAGGAGTTCGTCGCCAGCCAGGAGCGCCTGCGCCCCAGCGAGGACAAGACGGAGGAGGACCGATCCAAGGTCGACGACCTCCGCGGCACCCCCATGAGCGTCGGATCGCTCGAGGAGATCATAGACGAGAGCCACGCCATCGTCTCCTCGTCCGTGGGGCCCGAGTACTACGTCGGGGTAATGTCCTTCGTCGACAAGGACCAGCTCGAGCCTGGATGCGCCATACTGATGCACAACAAG GTTCTGTCTGTGGTTGGTATTTTGCAAGATGAAGTTGATCCTATGGTTTCTGTCATGAAAGTTGAAAAGGCGCCTTTGGAGTCTTATGCTGACATTGGTGGCTTAGATGCTCAAAttcaagaaatcaaagaagcAGTTGAACTTCCCTTAACACATCCTGAGCTATATGAGGACATTGGAATCAGGCCTCCCAAGGGAGTAATACTTTATGGAGAACCTGGAACAGGGAAAACTCTACTTGCTAAG GCCGTTGCCAATTCTACATCAGCAACATTCTTGCGCGTTGTTGGGAGTGAGTTGATCCAAAAGTACCTTGGTGATGGTCCCAAGCTTGTAAGAGAATTGTTCAGGGTGGCTGATGACCTTTCTCCTTCAATTGTCTTTATTGATGAGATTGATGCAGTTGGCACAAAGAG GTATGATGCTCATTCAGGAGGAGAGCGCGAGATTCAGAGAACTATGTTGGAGTTGTTAAATCAGCTGGATGGTTTTGATTCAAGAGGAGATGTTAAAGTTATTCTAGCAACGAATCGCATCGAAAGTCTTGACCCTGCCTTGCTTCGACCAGGTCGAATTGACAGGAAGATTGAATTCCCTTTACCAGATGTTAAGACCAGGCGCCGCATCTTCCAG ATCCACACATCGAAGATGACCTTGGCTGATGACGTAAACCTAGAAGAGTTTATCATGTCAAAAGATGAGTTTTCAGGTGCCGACATCAAAGCAATTTGTACTGAAGCTGGCTTGCTTGCTTTGAGAGAGCGTCGTATGAAG GTGACGCATGTGGACTTCAAGAAGGCCAAAGAAAAGGTCATGTTCAAGAAGAAAGAAGGTGTGCCGGAGGGCCTCTACATGTGA